In the Paramisgurnus dabryanus chromosome 5, PD_genome_1.1, whole genome shotgun sequence genome, one interval contains:
- the tnfsf10l4 gene encoding tumor necrosis factor (ligand) superfamily, member 10 like 4 yields MTSNLQINPNYSQLDETTSENKHARGQLFFLVLTLLLGTETIITAFLLYNFSEDIQKTDQAGRDGGYPLHCLSTDLTQQTDQVGIASCDLFNEELKRSSQQRLLLDIQNSLLETLGEHNITDVFKPAVHVGAKQELNQFQGLQNDDSADGVPALHRIQWDNNMSGHISQEGLMGLSPDGEIVVPQDGIYFVFSQVHFEIQTGQGLYFTRYLYKRTASYPRRVMLAKAVVSPCSGGSSGVQLYSSHQGALFRLEKGDRLSLYVQNISAVRFPQEATYFGAFMIN; encoded by the exons ATGACATCAAACCTTCAGATCAATCCCAATTATAGCCAGCTGGACGAAACAACTtcagaaaacaaacatgcaCGAGGACAGTTATTCTTTTTGGTTCTGACTTTATTATTAGGCACGGAGACGATTATCACGGCTTTTCTGCTTTACAACTTTTCGGAGGATATTCAGAAA ACAGATCAAGCAGGTAGAGATGGAGGATATCCACTGCACTGTCTCTCCACAGATCTTACCCAACAGACAGATCAAGTGGGAATCGCAAGTTGTGACTTGTTTAACGAAGAGCTGAAGCGAAGTTCACAGCag AGGTTGTTGTTGGACATACAGAATTCACTGCTGGAGACTTTAGGAG AACACAACATCACTGATGTTTTCAAACCAGCCGTGCACGTGGGAGCAAAACAAGAACTTAACCAGTTCCAGGGGCTGCAAAATG ATGATTCTGCAGACGGAGTTCCTGCACTGCATCGTATTCAGTGGGATAATAACATGAGCGGTCACATCAGTCAGGAGGGCTTAATGGGCCTCAGCCCTGACGGAGAGATTGTGGTACCACAAGACggaatttattttgttttctcccAGGTTCATTTCGAAATACAGACAGGACAAGGTCTGTACTTTACGAGGTACTTGTACAAGAGGACAGCGTCATATCCAAGGCGAGTAATGCTCGCAAAAGCAGTGGTCAGTCCGTGCTCAGGCGGCAGCTCCGGTGTACAGCTTTATTCCAGTCACCAGGGAGCGCTGTTCCGCTTAGAAAAAGGCGACAGGCTTTCCCTGTATGTGCAGAACATAAGCGCTGTGCGCTTTCCTCAGGAGGCCACTTATTTTGGTGCATTCATGATTAACTGa